A genomic window from Macaca mulatta isolate MMU2019108-1 chromosome 19, T2T-MMU8v2.0, whole genome shotgun sequence includes:
- the KLK7 gene encoding kallikrein-7 isoform X2, whose translation MNDYTVHLGSDTLGDRKAQRIKASRSFRHPGYSTQTHVNDLMLVKLNSPARLSSTVKKVRLPSRCEPPGTTCTVSGWGTTTSPDVTFPSDLMCVDVKLISSQDCTKVYKDMLGNSMLCAGIPNSKKNACNGDSGGPLVCRGTLQGLVSWGTFPCGQPNDPGVYTQVCKFTKWINDTIKKHR comes from the exons TGACTACACCGTGCACCTGGGCAGTGATACGCTGGGCGACAGGAAAGCTCAGAGGATCAAGGCTTCGAGGTCATTCCGCCACCCTGGCTACTCCACACAGACCCATGTTAATGACCTCATGCTCGTGAAGCTCAATAGCCCGGCCAGGCTGTCATCCACGGTGAAGAAAGTCAGGCTGCCCTCCCGCTGTGAACCCCCTGGAACCACCTGTACTGTCTCTGGCTGGGGCACTACCACGAGCCCAGATG TGACCTTTCCCTCTGACCTCATGTGCGTGGATGTCAAGCTCATCTCCTCCCAGGACTGCACGAAGGTTTATAAGGACATGCTGGGAAATTCCATGCTGTGCGCTGGCATCCCCAACTCCAAGAAAAACGCCTGCAAT GGTGACTCGGGGGGACCGTTGGTGTGCAGAGGTACCCTGCAAGGTCTGGTGTCCTGGGGAACTTTCCCTTGCGGCCAACCCAACGACCCAGGAGTCTATACTCAAGTCTGCAAGTTCACCAAGTGGATAAATGACACCATCAAAAAGCATCGCTAA